A genomic segment from Phycisphaerales bacterium AB-hyl4 encodes:
- a CDS encoding flagellin produces the protein MSRINTNVGSMLAQRVMNQQNTSLNQSLERLSTGLRINRGGDDPAGLIASENLRSEQAALNAAISNAERADQVVNVAEGGLQEINAMLLEMQSLIGESANDAGLSREEKEANQQQIDAIMQSIDRIASTTSFQGTKLLNGSFDFQVDNLNAGVDELKVHGAKLGSNEMDINVIINQSAQRGGLVLDFDGGLALGSGAGQDRFAIELGGADGSRLFEFASGQSTADMATQINSFTGVTGVSAVASGNAVVIRATEFGSSNFVSARVVNDGGADGSISVLSGTEVDAGSEVDFSAANSIVRGDGQDVGGFVNGQAARGDGLNLQINSDMLNASITLSEDAAGTLGNLAVGTITGGGAKFNLGPSVDMNNEVRLGIGNVAARNLGNSSVGFLSDLGSGRDANVVDGDLGKAQDVVNAAIKEVSTLRGRLGSFQSNVVRSTINSLGVTLENVSAAESAIRDTDFAAETAEMTRSQILAAAATQTLGMANAQPQSVLQLLG, from the coding sequence ATGAGTCGAATCAACACCAACGTCGGTTCCATGCTCGCTCAGCGGGTGATGAACCAGCAGAACACGAGCCTGAATCAGTCGCTTGAACGGCTGAGCACAGGCTTGCGGATCAACCGCGGCGGGGACGACCCGGCGGGCCTGATCGCCAGCGAAAACCTTCGTTCGGAGCAGGCGGCGTTGAACGCTGCGATCTCCAACGCGGAACGCGCGGACCAGGTCGTGAACGTCGCTGAGGGCGGCTTGCAGGAAATTAACGCGATGCTGCTGGAGATGCAGAGCCTCATTGGTGAGAGCGCCAATGATGCGGGCCTCTCCCGTGAAGAGAAGGAAGCGAACCAGCAGCAGATCGATGCCATCATGCAGAGCATCGACCGAATTGCTTCGACGACGAGCTTCCAGGGCACGAAGCTGCTCAACGGAAGCTTTGACTTCCAGGTTGATAACCTCAACGCCGGCGTGGACGAACTGAAGGTTCACGGTGCGAAGCTCGGCTCGAACGAGATGGACATCAACGTGATCATCAATCAGTCGGCCCAGCGCGGCGGACTGGTGCTGGACTTTGACGGCGGCTTGGCGCTGGGCAGCGGTGCCGGGCAGGATCGCTTTGCCATTGAACTTGGCGGTGCGGACGGCTCGCGGCTGTTCGAGTTCGCCAGCGGCCAGTCGACGGCCGACATGGCCACTCAGATCAACAGCTTTACGGGCGTGACCGGTGTGTCGGCAGTGGCCAGCGGTAACGCGGTCGTCATCCGTGCGACCGAGTTCGGCTCGAGCAACTTCGTGTCGGCCCGCGTTGTCAACGACGGCGGCGCGGATGGCTCGATCTCCGTGCTCAGTGGTACGGAAGTGGACGCCGGCAGCGAAGTCGACTTCAGTGCCGCCAACAGCATCGTCCGCGGCGATGGTCAGGACGTCGGCGGTTTCGTCAACGGCCAGGCCGCACGCGGCGACGGGCTGAACCTTCAGATCAACAGCGATATGCTCAACGCGAGCATCACGCTGTCCGAAGATGCGGCAGGCACGCTGGGCAACCTGGCGGTGGGCACGATCACCGGCGGCGGTGCGAAGTTCAACCTCGGCCCGTCGGTCGACATGAACAACGAAGTGCGTCTGGGCATCGGCAACGTCGCAGCCCGGAACCTGGGCAACTCGTCGGTGGGCTTCCTGAGCGACCTCGGCTCCGGCCGAGATGCGAACGTCGTGGACGGCGACCTGGGCAAGGCACAGGACGTGGTCAACGCGGCAATCAAGGAAGTGTCGACGCTGCGTGGTCGGCTGGGCTCGTTCCAGAGCAACGTCGTGCGATCAACGATCAACTCGCTGGGCGTGACGCTGGAGAACGTCAGCGCCGCGGAGAGCGCGATCCGCGACACGGACTTCGCTGCCGAGACGGCGGAGATGACGCGGTCGCAGATTCTCGCGGCGGCGGCGACGCAGACGCTTGGCATGGCCAACGCTCAGCCGCAGTCGGTGCTGCAGTTGCTCGGCTGA
- a CDS encoding FecCD family ABC transporter permease: MSQGLLPNNTNHAPHDHRLVTRLAARRRAIILITLLTALAAVALFRLAVGWSSLGLPAGEDAALIWQIRLYRVAIAATVGAALAVAGVALQTLLRNPLAEPYILGLSTGAAAGVMAQSLLFYYMGIALGASHLGALVGATASMLIVFLASRRHGVLDPLGLLLTGVVLGTINGAIIMLLNYLAGPGGIRDDLMRWMMGYLNESTGGLSLAIVAVVTLVGIASLLAMHRAMDVATLSESEARSLGVPLPGLRTLLFLTASVLAAGAVVLAGPIAFVGLICPHLGRILLGPRHGPLIIASAILGATLIIAADVAAALIALVGPGIGLMPIGIFTAIIGGPVFLWMLRPHLGRGVE, from the coding sequence ATGAGCCAGGGCCTCCTCCCCAACAACACGAACCATGCCCCCCACGACCACCGCCTCGTCACACGGCTGGCCGCTCGCCGACGCGCCATCATCCTCATCACCTTGCTGACCGCCCTGGCCGCCGTCGCACTGTTCCGCCTCGCCGTCGGCTGGTCGTCGCTGGGCCTGCCCGCCGGCGAAGACGCCGCCCTCATCTGGCAGATCCGCCTCTACCGCGTCGCCATCGCCGCCACCGTCGGCGCTGCCCTCGCCGTTGCAGGCGTCGCCCTCCAGACGCTTCTGCGAAACCCCCTCGCCGAGCCTTACATCCTCGGCCTTTCCACCGGTGCCGCAGCGGGGGTCATGGCCCAATCGCTCCTCTTTTACTACATGGGCATCGCGCTGGGCGCAAGCCACCTCGGTGCGCTCGTCGGCGCGACTGCCAGCATGCTCATCGTCTTCCTCGCCAGCCGACGCCACGGCGTCCTCGACCCGCTCGGCCTCCTGCTCACAGGCGTCGTGCTCGGCACGATCAACGGCGCCATCATCATGCTCCTGAACTACCTCGCCGGCCCCGGCGGCATCCGCGACGACCTCATGCGCTGGATGATGGGCTACCTCAACGAAAGCACCGGCGGACTCAGCCTCGCGATCGTCGCCGTCGTCACCCTCGTCGGCATCGCGAGCCTGCTCGCCATGCACCGCGCCATGGACGTCGCCACACTCTCCGAAAGCGAAGCACGCAGCCTCGGCGTGCCCCTGCCAGGCCTGCGCACACTCCTGTTCCTCACCGCCAGCGTCCTCGCCGCCGGCGCGGTCGTCCTCGCGGGCCCGATCGCCTTCGTCGGCCTGATCTGCCCGCACCTCGGCCGAATCCTGCTCGGACCCCGACACGGCCCGCTGATCATCGCCTCCGCCATCCTCGGCGCAACACTCATCATCGCCGCCGACGTCGCCGCCGCGCTCATCGCGCTCGTCGGCCCGGGCATCGGACTCATGCCCATCGGCATCTTCACCGCCATCATCGGCGGCCCCGTCTTCCTCTGGATGCTCCGCCCCCACCTAGGCCGCGGCGTCGAGTAA
- the pyrF gene encoding orotidine-5'-phosphate decarboxylase has product MNAFTDRFLAAADDKGAPVCVGLDPVYERLPASLQQRAADAGARVHAIHSFCQGVLEAVADHVPAVKFQAACFERYRAPGFAVLFELIQQARELGLIVILDAKRGDIGTSSAHYAVGLLADPQGPDALTVNAYLGADGLEPFTDLAAVEGKGLFALVRTSNPGGDAIQGLTLTDGRTVGEAVADVVADLGKRDTYIGDRGYSLLGAVVGATKPADAKSLRDRMPEQLFLVPGFGAQGGTADDVRACFKPDRTGAIVTASRSVLYAYEKSDVADWQTAIATAAGDLNQQIADILK; this is encoded by the coding sequence ATCAACGCCTTCACCGACCGCTTCCTCGCCGCCGCCGACGACAAAGGCGCCCCCGTCTGCGTCGGCCTCGATCCCGTTTACGAACGCCTCCCCGCTTCGCTCCAGCAACGCGCCGCCGACGCCGGCGCACGCGTCCACGCCATCCACAGTTTCTGCCAGGGCGTGCTGGAAGCCGTCGCTGACCACGTCCCCGCTGTGAAATTCCAGGCCGCCTGCTTCGAGCGCTACCGCGCGCCCGGCTTCGCTGTCCTGTTCGAACTCATCCAGCAGGCAAGAGAGCTTGGCCTGATCGTCATCCTCGACGCGAAGCGCGGCGACATCGGCACGAGCAGCGCCCACTACGCCGTCGGCCTCCTCGCCGACCCGCAAGGCCCCGACGCCCTGACCGTCAACGCATACCTCGGCGCAGACGGCCTCGAACCGTTCACCGATCTCGCCGCCGTCGAAGGCAAGGGCCTCTTCGCACTCGTCCGCACCTCCAACCCCGGCGGCGACGCCATCCAAGGCCTCACCCTCACCGACGGCCGAACCGTCGGCGAAGCCGTTGCCGACGTCGTCGCCGATCTCGGCAAACGCGATACCTACATCGGCGATCGTGGCTACAGCCTCCTCGGCGCGGTCGTGGGCGCAACCAAGCCCGCCGACGCCAAATCACTTCGTGATCGTATGCCGGAGCAACTGTTCCTCGTTCCCGGCTTCGGCGCGCAAGGCGGCACCGCCGACGATGTCCGCGCCTGCTTCAAGCCCGACCGCACCGGCGCAATCGTCACCGCCAGTCGCAGCGTTCTCTATGCATATGAAAAGTCAGACGTCGCCGACTGGCAGACCGCCATCGCCACAGCCGCCGGCGACCTCAATCAGCAGATCGCCGACATCCTCAAGTAA
- a CDS encoding aconitate hydratase: MPENRPVQDPFKARQTIDTPLGKRAIYKLDAVRGVGEVDRLPYSIKVLLEACLRNVDGFIVTEDHVKALAGYDATVAGKQEIPFKPGRVVLQDFTGVPAVVDLAAMREGIVKMTGDKANAKKVNPLVPCDLVIDHSVQVDAFASGMALTINSQKEFERNNERYQFLKWGQQAFDNFRVVPPATGIVHQVNLEYLAKVVWDGDAVPGQDAVLYPDSLVGTDSHTTMINGLGVVGWGVGGIEAEAVMLGQPVYMLVPEVVGFKLTGKLPEGATATDLVLRVTQMLRAHGVVGKFVEFFGPGLADMPLANRATIANMAPEYGATMGFFPVDEQTIKYMELTGRDRKLIDTVEQYCKLQGLWRDESHDIAYLDQLELDMGTVEPSLAGPRRPQDRISLSDMKRQWWSDLAKTFDVDTTTLMHNPVGGWVEDGGEPAGQVGNMPNPEANHRGSGVSEDDPDEAAASKVAVASPQLRPDAGVDVQFEGQSFKLAHGAVVIAAITSCTNTSNPEVMIAAGLVARKARQLGLNRKPWVKTSLAPGSKVVTEYYNKAGLTEDLNALGFNLVGYGCTTCIGNSGPLPETISKAIQQGDIVASSVLSGNRNFEGRINPDVKANYLASPPLVVAYAIAGTVDIDLLNEPIGTSKDGKPVYLRDIWPTQNEVQQTVEAALTREQFIEQYADVFKGSEEWQNVETSTGELYDWDEKSTYVQSPPFFVGLGPDIKPIASVHGARCLAKLGDSVTTDHISPAGAIKTDAPAGQYLTANGVPVSMFNSYGSRRGNDRVMVRGTFANVRVRNQLAPGTEGGVTTFQGDGGAAVPSVAGVTPVKKGEVTSIFNASVHYGACQTSESEVNRRPDGTPLIVLAGKDYGMGSSRDWAAKGTYLLGVKAVIAESYERIHRSNLVGMGVLPLQYAQGQTADTLGLDGTETFDIAVDPDLKPGQAVPVIATKADGKAIKFEAICRIDTPVEVEYYRNGGILHTVLRRMAQD; this comes from the coding sequence TTGCCAGAGAATCGCCCCGTACAGGACCCGTTCAAGGCTCGCCAGACCATTGATACTCCGCTGGGCAAGCGGGCGATTTACAAGCTTGACGCCGTGCGGGGCGTGGGCGAGGTGGATCGGCTGCCTTACTCGATCAAGGTGCTGCTGGAGGCCTGCCTGCGGAACGTCGACGGCTTCATCGTGACGGAAGACCACGTTAAGGCGTTGGCGGGCTATGACGCGACCGTCGCGGGCAAGCAGGAGATTCCGTTCAAGCCCGGCCGAGTGGTGTTGCAGGACTTCACCGGCGTGCCGGCGGTGGTTGACCTTGCCGCCATGCGCGAAGGCATCGTCAAGATGACCGGCGACAAGGCGAACGCGAAGAAGGTCAACCCGCTCGTACCCTGCGACCTGGTCATCGACCACTCGGTGCAGGTGGACGCGTTCGCGTCGGGCATGGCGTTGACGATCAACAGCCAGAAAGAGTTCGAGCGCAACAACGAACGCTACCAGTTCCTCAAGTGGGGCCAGCAGGCGTTCGACAACTTCCGCGTCGTGCCCCCGGCCACGGGCATCGTGCACCAGGTCAACCTTGAATATCTCGCTAAGGTCGTCTGGGACGGCGACGCGGTGCCCGGCCAGGACGCGGTGCTCTACCCCGACTCGCTTGTCGGCACGGACAGCCACACGACGATGATCAACGGCCTGGGTGTGGTCGGCTGGGGCGTGGGCGGCATCGAAGCCGAGGCCGTCATGCTCGGCCAGCCGGTCTACATGCTCGTGCCCGAAGTGGTCGGCTTCAAGCTCACCGGCAAACTGCCGGAAGGCGCGACCGCCACCGACCTCGTGCTCCGCGTGACGCAGATGCTCCGTGCTCACGGCGTGGTCGGCAAGTTCGTCGAGTTCTTCGGCCCCGGTCTGGCGGACATGCCGCTGGCCAACCGCGCGACGATCGCCAACATGGCGCCGGAGTATGGCGCGACGATGGGCTTCTTCCCCGTCGACGAGCAGACGATCAAGTACATGGAACTGACCGGCCGGGACCGCAAGCTCATCGACACGGTCGAGCAGTACTGCAAGCTGCAAGGCCTTTGGCGGGACGAGTCGCATGACATTGCGTATCTCGATCAGCTTGAGTTGGATATGGGGACGGTCGAGCCGTCGCTCGCCGGCCCACGTCGGCCGCAGGATCGCATCAGCCTGTCGGACATGAAACGGCAGTGGTGGTCGGACCTGGCGAAGACGTTTGACGTCGACACGACGACGCTGATGCATAACCCCGTCGGCGGCTGGGTGGAAGACGGCGGCGAGCCGGCGGGACAGGTGGGCAACATGCCCAACCCCGAAGCGAACCATCGCGGCTCGGGTGTGTCGGAGGATGACCCGGATGAGGCGGCAGCGTCGAAGGTTGCCGTCGCGTCGCCGCAGCTTCGGCCGGACGCGGGCGTGGATGTGCAGTTCGAAGGTCAGTCATTCAAGCTGGCGCATGGCGCGGTGGTGATCGCAGCGATCACCAGCTGCACAAACACGAGCAACCCGGAAGTGATGATCGCCGCAGGGCTGGTCGCACGGAAGGCCCGGCAGCTCGGGCTCAACCGCAAGCCCTGGGTGAAGACGTCGCTCGCGCCGGGCTCGAAGGTCGTGACCGAGTACTACAACAAGGCGGGCCTGACCGAAGACCTCAACGCGTTGGGGTTCAACCTCGTGGGCTATGGTTGCACGACGTGCATCGGCAACTCCGGGCCGCTGCCGGAGACGATCAGCAAAGCGATTCAGCAGGGCGACATCGTCGCGTCGAGCGTGCTGTCGGGCAATCGCAACTTCGAGGGTCGTATCAACCCGGACGTGAAGGCGAACTACCTCGCCAGCCCGCCGCTGGTCGTCGCGTACGCGATCGCCGGCACGGTCGATATCGATTTGCTGAACGAGCCGATCGGCACGAGCAAAGACGGCAAGCCGGTGTACCTGCGCGACATCTGGCCGACGCAGAACGAAGTGCAACAGACGGTGGAGGCGGCGCTGACGCGCGAGCAGTTCATCGAGCAGTACGCCGACGTGTTCAAGGGCTCTGAAGAATGGCAAAACGTTGAGACGTCTACGGGCGAGTTGTATGACTGGGACGAGAAGTCGACTTACGTGCAAAGCCCGCCATTTTTCGTGGGCCTTGGTCCGGACATCAAGCCGATCGCGTCGGTGCATGGGGCGCGCTGCCTGGCGAAGCTGGGCGATTCGGTCACGACCGACCACATCAGCCCCGCGGGTGCGATCAAGACCGACGCGCCCGCAGGACAGTACCTCACTGCCAACGGCGTGCCGGTGAGCATGTTCAACAGCTACGGCTCGCGGCGCGGCAATGACCGCGTGATGGTTCGTGGCACGTTCGCCAACGTACGCGTTCGCAACCAGCTCGCTCCGGGTACGGAAGGCGGGGTGACGACGTTCCAGGGCGACGGCGGCGCTGCCGTGCCGAGCGTGGCCGGTGTGACCCCGGTGAAGAAGGGCGAAGTGACGAGCATCTTCAACGCTTCGGTGCATTATGGCGCTTGTCAGACGAGTGAGTCGGAGGTGAACCGCCGCCCCGACGGGACGCCGCTGATCGTGCTCGCCGGCAAGGACTACGGTATGGGCTCATCGCGCGACTGGGCGGCGAAGGGCACGTACCTGCTCGGGGTGAAGGCGGTCATCGCTGAGAGCTATGAGCGCATTCATCGCAGCAATCTCGTGGGCATGGGGGTGTTGCCGTTGCAGTATGCCCAGGGGCAGACCGCTGACACGCTGGGGCTTGATGGGACGGAGACGTTTGACATTGCTGTCGACCCCGACCTTAAGCCCGGCCAGGCCGTGCCTGTGATTGCGACGAAGGCCGACGGCAAGGCGATTAAGTTCGAAGCGATTTGCCGCATCGACACGCCGGTCGAGGTGGAGTATTACCGCAACGGCGGCATTCTTCACACCGTGCTGCGGCGGATGGCGCAAGACTGA
- the miaA gene encoding tRNA (adenosine(37)-N6)-dimethylallyltransferase MiaA, protein MNDRRTIVILGPTAGGKSELAVALAEQLDGEVLGADSMQVYRHLDAGTAKPEPELRGRVPHHLIDIVEPTDRFTAADWLERARTTIADLHARGKRAIVVGGTNLYLKLLLEGMFDAPAPGTPGESPAFRATLEPIAAADLHARLQQVDPVAADRIHLNDRKRLVRALEVHHLTGQPISTLQTQWGQAQNAKLETRNFTLVGLDWPREAINQRINQRVKVMFAPDVGEPLPDEVRRLEADGLLGPQAREALGYKQVLAALAAEQGNAIDRRIHTMDDAFEQTKVLTRRFAKQQRTWLRRYENVHWLPATELTMSALTERALAASRQ, encoded by the coding sequence ATGAATGATCGTCGCACCATCGTGATCCTCGGCCCGACCGCTGGCGGCAAGAGCGAGTTGGCCGTGGCCCTTGCCGAGCAACTCGACGGCGAGGTCCTCGGCGCGGACTCCATGCAGGTCTACCGCCACCTCGACGCCGGCACCGCCAAGCCTGAGCCCGAGCTGCGCGGCCGCGTGCCGCATCACCTGATCGACATCGTCGAGCCGACCGACCGCTTCACCGCCGCCGACTGGCTGGAACGCGCCCGCACGACCATCGCCGACCTGCACGCGCGTGGCAAGCGCGCCATCGTCGTCGGCGGCACGAACCTCTATCTCAAACTCCTGCTCGAAGGCATGTTCGACGCGCCCGCCCCCGGCACGCCCGGCGAATCGCCCGCCTTCCGCGCCACACTCGAGCCGATCGCCGCTGCGGACCTGCACGCCCGCCTGCAACAGGTCGACCCCGTCGCCGCTGACCGCATCCATCTCAACGACCGCAAACGCCTCGTCCGCGCGCTCGAAGTCCACCACCTCACCGGCCAACCCATCAGCACCCTGCAGACGCAATGGGGCCAAGCTCAAAACGCGAAACTTGAAACTCGAAACTTCACCCTCGTCGGCCTCGACTGGCCACGCGAGGCGATCAACCAGCGCATCAACCAGCGGGTGAAGGTGATGTTCGCGCCCGACGTCGGTGAGCCGCTGCCCGACGAGGTCCGCCGACTCGAAGCCGACGGCTTGCTCGGGCCGCAGGCGCGCGAAGCGCTGGGCTACAAGCAGGTGCTCGCCGCGCTTGCCGCTGAGCAAGGCAACGCGATCGACCGCCGCATCCACACGATGGACGACGCCTTCGAGCAGACAAAGGTGCTCACCCGCCGCTTTGCGAAGCAGCAGCGCACCTGGCTTCGACGATACGAGAACGTCCACTGGCTGCCCGCGACCGAACTGACCATGTCCGCCCTGACCGAGCGAGCCCTGGCCGCGTCACGGCAATAA
- the topA gene encoding type I DNA topoisomerase — protein sequence MAKKRSTTRSTKSRANGSGKSSRSQKAPDATGKHLVIVESPTKARTINRYLGPDYVVMASVGHVRDLPSRAPKGEKQEVPGVDLEHDFEPTYDILPDKKKTVTELRKAAKNATDIWFATDLDREGEAIAWHLAEALGINTEHAKRVVFNAITKGEIDRAFHEPRNIDQAMVDAQQARRILDRIVGYQVSPLLWKKVAGGLSAGRVQSVATRLVVEREREIEAFVPDEYWRITGLFATRLDDADKLAPQWQEFLTSYEEKPRTVREQNAWLSEHDCLRAELTELQGKPFETDNRDDARKAAELLGFVLDNAEEKTDDKAKGSAKNIVRYLGHVGDDRPDYAIESIQTKRSTSKPGAPFITSTMQQAAANRLGFQLQRTMRLAQQLYEGINLGGARGQTGLITYMRTDSTHLSGDALNMARKFVSDTHGEQYLPEKPNFYSSSNKSAQEAHEAIRPTDVTLTPQSIRSALNDEQYKLYDLIWRRFVACQMTPAQWDSTTIMIAAKAKSDASDLARFKATGRKLVFDGFYKVMGVPTGDDVVLPELEEQQPLAPIVIDPTQHFTSPPARYTEASLQKKLEEEGIGRPSTYAAIIQTIQDREYVTSVAPRDRRLMATDLGMVVTDMLVEAFPKVMDVAYTREMEAELDHIEDERHDWRKMLREFYGPFREKLEKAHDQLQHAKAASMPAPYKCPKCGAATEYRFGKNGRFLSCTRFNVPPVEVKVHDQPGKYLLYKAKGKARPKIVSEDGSTKIGWTKLNAEEKKKFQQISDEMETCDYAAPIDRDGKPMEPQLSDIACPECGGEMTKRTGRFGAFLGCVNYPQCKGIVKLDPKKQTVILPKTEPYTTDVPCPKCDSPLYLRESKRGLWLSCSTFPKCRGRVGFSTLEEDKQAELEKIWAEHEKQNPRPVIRTVNGEVVPEGYLPKIAGEGEDDSSSDGQLEDAPSSDAA from the coding sequence ATGGCCAAAAAACGTTCCACAACCCGTTCCACGAAGAGCCGCGCCAACGGCAGCGGCAAGTCTTCGCGCAGCCAGAAGGCGCCCGACGCCACCGGCAAGCACCTGGTCATCGTCGAAAGCCCGACGAAGGCCCGCACCATCAACCGCTATCTCGGGCCCGACTATGTCGTCATGGCCAGCGTCGGCCACGTCCGCGATCTGCCCAGCCGGGCCCCCAAGGGTGAGAAGCAGGAAGTGCCCGGCGTCGACCTCGAACACGATTTCGAGCCGACCTACGACATCCTCCCGGATAAAAAGAAGACCGTCACCGAACTTCGCAAAGCCGCGAAAAACGCCACTGACATCTGGTTCGCGACCGACCTCGACCGTGAGGGCGAAGCCATTGCCTGGCACCTCGCCGAGGCGTTGGGCATCAATACTGAGCACGCCAAGCGCGTCGTCTTCAACGCGATCACCAAGGGCGAAATCGACCGAGCCTTCCACGAGCCGCGCAACATCGACCAGGCCATGGTCGACGCGCAGCAGGCCCGCCGTATCCTCGACCGCATCGTCGGCTACCAGGTCTCGCCGCTGCTCTGGAAGAAGGTGGCAGGCGGACTGAGCGCCGGCCGTGTGCAGTCGGTCGCGACCCGCCTCGTCGTCGAACGCGAGCGAGAGATCGAAGCGTTCGTGCCCGACGAGTACTGGCGGATCACCGGCCTCTTCGCCACTCGCCTCGACGACGCCGACAAGCTCGCCCCCCAGTGGCAGGAATTTCTCACCAGCTACGAAGAAAAGCCGCGCACCGTCCGCGAGCAGAACGCCTGGCTGAGCGAGCATGACTGCCTCCGCGCCGAGTTGACCGAGTTGCAGGGCAAGCCCTTCGAGACCGACAACCGCGACGATGCACGCAAGGCCGCCGAGTTGCTCGGCTTCGTGCTCGACAACGCGGAAGAAAAGACCGACGACAAAGCCAAAGGCTCCGCGAAAAACATCGTCCGCTACCTCGGCCACGTCGGCGACGATCGCCCCGACTACGCCATCGAGTCCATCCAGACCAAGCGCAGCACCAGCAAGCCCGGTGCACCATTTATCACCAGCACCATGCAGCAGGCCGCGGCCAACCGGCTCGGCTTCCAGTTGCAGCGCACGATGCGCCTCGCCCAACAGCTTTATGAAGGCATCAACCTTGGCGGCGCTCGCGGGCAGACGGGCCTGATCACCTACATGCGTACCGACTCGACACACCTGTCAGGCGACGCGCTGAACATGGCCCGCAAGTTCGTCAGCGATACGCACGGCGAGCAATACCTTCCCGAAAAGCCCAACTTCTACAGCTCCAGCAACAAGTCGGCACAGGAAGCTCACGAAGCCATCCGCCCCACCGACGTCACGCTCACACCGCAGTCGATCCGCAGCGCGCTCAACGATGAGCAGTACAAGCTCTACGACCTCATCTGGCGTCGCTTCGTCGCCTGCCAGATGACGCCCGCGCAGTGGGACTCGACCACCATCATGATCGCCGCCAAGGCGAAGAGTGACGCCTCGGACCTCGCCCGCTTCAAAGCCACCGGCCGCAAGCTCGTCTTCGACGGCTTCTATAAAGTCATGGGCGTGCCCACTGGCGATGACGTCGTGCTGCCGGAGCTGGAAGAGCAGCAGCCGCTCGCGCCGATCGTCATCGACCCGACGCAGCACTTCACCAGCCCGCCGGCCCGCTACACCGAAGCCTCGCTTCAAAAGAAGCTCGAAGAAGAGGGCATCGGTCGGCCGTCGACTTACGCCGCGATCATCCAGACAATCCAGGACCGCGAGTACGTCACCTCGGTCGCGCCGCGCGATCGGCGACTCATGGCCACCGACCTGGGCATGGTCGTCACCGACATGCTCGTTGAAGCGTTCCCCAAAGTGATGGACGTCGCGTACACCCGCGAGATGGAAGCCGAGCTCGACCATATCGAAGATGAACGCCACGACTGGCGGAAAATGCTTCGCGAGTTCTATGGCCCGTTCCGCGAGAAACTCGAAAAAGCCCACGATCAACTGCAACACGCCAAGGCCGCGTCGATGCCCGCGCCCTACAAATGCCCCAAGTGCGGCGCGGCGACGGAGTACCGCTTCGGCAAGAACGGTCGATTCCTCTCGTGCACGCGTTTCAACGTGCCGCCCGTCGAAGTGAAGGTGCACGATCAGCCGGGCAAGTACCTGCTCTATAAAGCCAAGGGCAAAGCTCGGCCGAAGATCGTCAGCGAAGACGGCAGCACAAAGATCGGCTGGACCAAGCTCAACGCGGAAGAGAAGAAGAAGTTTCAGCAGATCAGCGACGAGATGGAAACCTGCGACTACGCCGCGCCGATCGACCGCGACGGCAAGCCGATGGAGCCGCAGCTTTCCGACATCGCCTGCCCTGAGTGTGGCGGCGAGATGACCAAGCGCACCGGCCGATTCGGCGCGTTCCTCGGCTGCGTCAACTACCCGCAGTGCAAAGGCATCGTCAAGCTCGACCCGAAGAAGCAGACGGTCATCCTGCCCAAGACCGAGCCTTACACGACCGACGTGCCCTGCCCGAAGTGCGACTCGCCCCTGTACCTTCGCGAGTCGAAGCGCGGGCTGTGGCTAAGCTGCTCGACGTTCCCGAAATGTCGCGGTCGTGTGGGCTTCAGCACGCTTGAGGAAGACAAGCAGGCCGAGCTGGAAAAAATCTGGGCCGAGCACGAAAAGCAGAACCCGCGCCCCGTCATTCGCACGGTCAATGGTGAAGTGGTACCGGAAGGCTACCTGCCGAAGATCGCCGGCGAAGGCGAAGACGACTCAAGTAGTGACGGCCAACTCGAAGACGCGCCCAGTTCCGACGCGGCGTGA
- a CDS encoding pyridoxamine 5'-phosphate oxidase family protein — MVETQLSLHFPPAIARQVATFLHHARTASLATVGEQGDPHAANVQFAHDDDLRFYWVSSPKSGHSRNLAARPNVAVTVYGHDDRPMNIHGLQMRGRAVLVEADLDRHRAWNAFVDKFADLAENPRFRELIESQQFYRFQPTWVRWIDNRRGFGFKVEAELK; from the coding sequence ATGGTTGAAACACAATTGTCGTTGCATTTTCCACCGGCCATCGCACGCCAGGTGGCTACGTTCCTACACCACGCCCGTACCGCCAGCCTCGCCACCGTTGGCGAGCAGGGCGACCCGCACGCCGCCAATGTCCAGTTCGCACATGATGATGACTTGCGGTTTTACTGGGTCTCCAGCCCGAAGTCGGGCCATAGTCGCAACCTTGCCGCTCGGCCGAACGTCGCGGTAACGGTCTACGGCCACGACGATCGGCCGATGAATATTCACGGCCTTCAAATGCGCGGCCGAGCCGTGCTCGTCGAAGCCGATCTTGATCGTCATCGTGCCTGGAACGCATTTGTAGACAAGTTCGCCGACCTCGCGGAAAACCCGCGCTTCCGCGAGTTGATTGAGTCGCAACAGTTCTATCGTTTTCAGCCAACGTGGGTCCGCTGGATCGACAACCGCCGCGGCTTCGGCTTCAAGGTTGAGGCAGAACTCAAATAA